A segment of the Aromatoleum aromaticum EbN1 genome:
GAGGAGCTTCCTCGTCCGCCCGAATCGCCCGGCTCCGGTTGCCCGGATACCGATCGCCCGGACGAAGCTCCGGTTTCCTGCGCGGCCCGATTCGACGATGCCTCGAAACGGGCGAACGACTCCGCTCCCGCCGGAGGCTCCGGAGCGCGGATGCGCAGGTGGTTTTCGATGTCCTTCACGCCCCAGCAACTGTCCGCGACGTCTTCGATCACGTGCTTCATGTAGCGCTCCGGAACGGTCCCTTCGAGCGTGACGCAGCCGTCCGAAACATTCACCGAGACCTCGGTGACGTCGAGCGACCGGTCCTGCATGAGGCGCTCGCAGACGACTTCGCGAAGACGCTCGTCGGAACGCGAATAGCCTTTCGGCCCCTGCCGGCCGCGCCCGGCGCCGCTCCACAGCGGCATGCCGCGGTATTGCGGGGTGCGGCTGCAGGACGGGCTGCCGACGTACGGCAATTCCTGGTCCTGAATCCACTGGCCTTGCGACGACCCGTAGTCGCCCGCGCCGAAGCCGCCGCGCAGGCCGCCCTGCTGGAAGCGCCCCGGAGTGGGGTCCACCGGGCCGTAGTCCGCGTCGCCGGAAACCCCGTGATACGGCCGGTTGCCGCCGTACCCACCCCCTTCGAGACTCCCGCCCGGGTTGCCCCTGCGCCAGTCCTGGAGGTTAGGGTCCTGGCCGGACCGTCCGTATTCCTGGCTCGTGCGTCCGCCGAACGAGCCTTCCCGCACCGAGCCATAGCCTCCTGCCGAACCCCCGTCGTCGAAACCGCGCTGGCTGTCCTGCAGCTGTTGCGGCTGGCGCGATCCGCTGCCCTCGCCCTGTCCGTACACAGCGGGGGGTTTGCCATAACCCGGCCCCGGCATGCCGGGGCCACCTTGTCCGCGGCGGACCTCTTCGTCGTGCTGCCGTGTTGGTTGCGAACGATGTCGTTTCATCATCGTGCTCCTCCTGCGCGATCGGTGAGGGGCCGGAGCGCCGCCTTGCGCCGGCGACCCTGCTCCATCTTCCGCGGAGAGTGGCAAACGTCGTGCCCACGGTGGGCGCCCCGCCGAACGGCCCGATGGCCGTTACGGCAGCGCAAGGCGTGCAACGATTACAGGAGGGTGCAATTAGCGGCGCGAACCGGCGCGGCCAGTGTCACGCCGCCGATGCCTGGCGGCGTTGCGCGTCGAGGTCCGCGACGTCGAGTGTCGCGGCGATGGTCTCGATCAGGATCCGCGCCTCGACCGGTTTGCCGACGCATTCCTGGAAGCCGGCGAGTTCGAAGCGCGTGCGGTCGAGGCGACTCAGGGCGGTCACTGCGACTGCCGGGATGAACGGCAGCGAAGCCAGCTCGCGCACGCGCTGCAGCACGCTGAAGCCGCTGTCGCCCGGCATCGCTATGTCGAGCAGCAGGATTGCCGGCAGGCTGACGGCATCCGGCCGGGCGAGCTCCGCGAGGAGCTCGGTGCCGGAACTGAAGGTGCGCACGTGCGCACCGGCCTGCGACAGGATCAACGTCATCACTTCGCGCGCGTCCGCCTCGTCATCGACAACCAGCACGTCGACACCTTCGAGCGCAATGCGCGGCGGACGGCCTTCCCGCGCCTCGGGCGATTCGCCCGGCAGGGCGTCCTGCACCGGGCGGGGCAGTTCCACCGTGAATACCGACCCGCAGCCCGGCCCGGCGCTCTCGACGCGCACTGCGCCGCCGTGGAGTTCGACCAGATTGCGCACCAGCGCAAGCCCGATCCCGAGGCCCTGGTGACGACGCGTCATCGACGTGTCGGCCTGGCTGAAGCGGTCGAACACGTGCGGCAGAAAGCCGGCCTCGATGCCGACCCCGGAATCCGCGACCGACAGGATCACCGACGTCTCGCCCTGGGCCAGGCGCAGCTCGACCCAGCCGCCTTCGGGCGTGAACTTCAGCGCGTTCGCGAGCAAGTTGATGACGATCTGCTGCAGCCGGTCGTGGTCGCCATTGATCATCAGCGAGGGGCAAGCGGTATCGACGCGCAGCTCGATCCGTTTCGCCTTCGCCGTATCCCACGAAAGGTCGATCGCCGCGTGGACGATTTCGACGAGATTCACGCGGCGGCTGTTCAGCTCGAGCTTGCCGCTGATGATCCGCGACGTGTCGAGAAGGTCGTCAATCAACCGCGCCTGATGGTCGATGTTGCGCTTGATCGCCTCCGCCGCGCGCAGCACCGTCGCCGGTTCGGGATTGCCCGACGCGGTCAGCACCTGGCTCCAGCCTTTGAGCGCGTTCAGCGGCGAACGCAGCTCGTGCGAAACGATCGCGAGGAACTCGTCCTTCGCGCGGTTGGCGCGTTCGGCCTCACCGCGCAGACGGTGTTCGGCGACGAGCAGCTGTTCGAGTTCGCGCTGCGCACGCTTGCGCTCGGTGATGTCCTTGGACACGCCGACGAGCCCGAACACGTGCCCCTGGGAGTCGCGCAGCGGCGACTTCGTCACGAGGAAAGTGCGCGTGCCGGCGCGTGTCGTGCGCGATTCCTCGACGACGATCGGCCGGCGCGTCTCGATGACGCGGCGGTCGTTTTCGAGGATGCGCCGCATTTCCTCGGAGCTGCCGAAAAGACTCTCTTCCTTGTGCCCGACGACCTGCGCGCGACTCAACCCCATCGCCTGCAGCGCGGCTGGATTGACCATCATGATGCGGCCTTCGCGACTTTTCGCGACGATCAGCTCCGGGGTGCTTGCAGCGATCGTGCGCAGCAGCGTCGTGCTCTCGCGCAGCACCGACATGGTTCGTTCCAACGCCCGCGTGCGGTCGCCGACGCGCCGGTCGAGAGCGGCGTAGGCCTGCCGGTCCGCATGTTCCCGCGCGCGATGGGCGCGCGCGTCGCGGAGCACCAGCACACCGCCGTTGATTCCGCCTTTCCAGTCGCGGATCGGCGTCGCGGTCGCCTCCACCGCGCGCACGCTGCCATCGCGCATGCGCAGTCCCGGTTCCCCGCTGATCGTCACCTGGCCCAGCTCGGAAAATGCCCTCGCGAACGGTGATCCCATCGGCTGGTCGGTCGCTTCGTCGACGAGCACGACCAGCTCCTGCAGATCGCGGCCGATCGCGTCGCCGACCTTGACATCGAGCAACGTCTCCGCTGCAGGGTTGAGGAACCCGACACGCATCTCGTTATTGACGGTGATGACCGCGTCCTCGATGGTGGCAAGCGTGACCTCCAGCCACTGCTGCTGCGTGTTGGCGCGGATCTCGGCAATCGAACGGTCGGTGTTCATCTCGTCGAGCCGGGCAGCAGTCCACAGGATCAGGACCGTGCACGCGACGATCATCGCAACTGCCACGACCCCTTCGCCCTCGATCACGCCGAACCATCCGAAGCGCTGACCCAGTGCCTGCAGCCAACCGGCCAAGAGCGGCACGGCGATGGCGACCGGCAGCAGGCGGCGGAAAATCACCGCGCCGGGCGAATCGTGCTCGAGCAACTGTATGAACCGCGGCGGCGGATTCCTCAACAGCAGGCTGAAGCTCGTGATCAGCAGCGCCAGCGCCACCGGCAGCGCGATGCCGACCGAAGGGATCGCGAGGTTCAGGCGGACGAAATGGAAAGTCAGCCCGACTACCGCCACCAGCGCGACGCCGCCGACGGCCACCGCGAGCAGCCGCGAGATCGCGACCAGGCGGGAGTCGCTCAGGGGCGCGAGCGCCAGCGCTGCGGAAAGGAGGAGGTAGGTGGTGGCTGTCCCGACAGCCGGCCCGGAAGGGGAATAAATGGATTCGGATTCGGCCGGCGGCAGCAGGGGCGACAGGACCATGCCGACCGGATCCGGTCCGATCGTCAGCGCCATCATCGACATCAGCGCGACGGCAACGGCCGCGAAGGCGACGGTGAAACGTGCGCGCGCGGCCGGCGCGCGATCGAGCTCGCGCAACGCGAAGGCAATGAACAGGAGCTTGACGATGCTGGTCGGCAAGAACGGCACGAACTCCGCTCCCAGCGTTCCCAGAGCGGGCATCCCGACAAACCACCCCACTGCGCCGATCAGCGCCAGCACCACGACGGCGGGACTGGCATACGCGGAGATTTGCCGGAGCCGCATCCCCCAGACGCTCGGGACCCGTTCCGCGGCAGCGGGAAGGAAGACGCTATCGCCCATTCGAATCGTCATCGGCATGGTCTCCGGTCTTGCGTCACCCTCGCGCAAAGACGGCCATGAGATGGCCATCCGGCTCACTCATGTTAAGACCGTGATCTGCTGGCAGTGTTCTTTTTTGCAGATAATTACCGTTTCGCCGGGAAGCGCGACCACTGCCAGGATTGCCGCGGGTCGGCGGCTGCGCCTGACGAAGCGGTCCTGCCTGTACCGCGTTGCTGCACCCACCCCATCAGATGCGGGACCGCGGCCCACGGGCTGCCGTAGCGCCAGCGCAACGCCGACAGCGCCAGGCCCGTTGCCACTGCGAGAAAGCCCTTGCGCACCGGCGCTCCCGCCTCCTGTCGGCGAGGACGTCGCCGTATCAAGTTGCCGACGACAAACCCCGTCATCAACGCTGCACCCAGGCCGCGCGGGGAGGCGACTTCAGTGCGCACATGCCCGCGCCACGCGGCGAACTGCGCATGCAGCAATCGGCGCTCGAGCGCGACCCGTGCTTCAGCCTCCGCGAGCGACTTTCCACGTGTGTTCATTGTCTGTCTCCGCGCAGCGGCTCGCCTTCGACTTGCCGCAACGTTGCGGCAAGCGGCGGATTGCGCTTGAGCTGATGCCACAGCCACGTGCCCGCGAGCGCCGCTGCGACGATGTTGAGCAGTCCCGCGCACGCCAGCACTCCGGGCCACGAAATGCCGTCCTGGAGCAGCCAGCCGGCGACGGCGACGACGAATGCGAGCCACGCCGTGACGACCAGCACCGCGGCCACGATCGCGACGCACAACACTGCGATGACCTGATGCACCGCATGGCGGGCGTCGACGACGACCAGCGATACGTACGCTTTGACCAGACTTTTGACCCGCCGCAACAGGCCTGGCAGCGAAGGGTCCGCAGGGCCTGTCTCGTACGTTTCCGCCGCCATCATCGACTCTCCCGCTCGCGGACGATCAGTGCGACGTGAAGCGACTGAACAACATCCCCACTCCGACCGCGATCATCACCGAGGCGACCGGATGGCGCCTGACGCATTCGCGCGCACCTTCCAGCATATGGTCCTGCGTCACCATCCACTCCTGCCCTTTTTCTCCGGCCTGCCGCAGCGTGGAAGCTGCCGCACCCGCAAGACGATCTACCGTGTCATGAGCGGTGCTCGTGAATTGCTCGATCTTCTGCGCCCCCTTCTCGGCGCCCGCGCCAACTGTGCCCTGTGAACCCACGCCTTGCATGCCCGGTGTCGTATTTTCCATTTTGAATTCTCCTTTGACTGATCTGCCGAAGCCGTTGCCAAGGCAAAGCCGCTGGCGTACTCGCCGGGTAGCAAACGGCGTGCCCGATGACATTCAACGCCGACGCTCGTCCTCGCGCGGATCCCGGTTCGTTGCCTCCGACGTCTCGCGCGGCACGTCTGCACCGGGCGAGCGTTCGGGCGGCACGCCTGGACCGGGGACGTCCGACGGAATACCGCGTCCGGTGGTGTCGCGCAGACCGCGGCGGATATCGCGCGCCGCCTGTTCGATCACCTTGCGCGGGAGCTTCCCCTCCGGCTCGGGGCGGTCGGGCGACTCGTCCCTTTCGTGGGGCAATGGCATTTCGTCGGCGACGGGAGGACGCGCGACGTTCGTGTCTTCGGCGTCGGGAACCGGGTAACGGGGGTTCGACGGATCGGCTGGGGGAGGCCTCGTCGGGTCGCGTCTGCTTTCCTTGCTCATTGGCACACCTCCGGGGAGTTAGCGTGTTCTTCCCTGCAAGCACATT
Coding sequences within it:
- a CDS encoding PAS domain-containing protein, with amino-acid sequence MTIRMGDSVFLPAAAERVPSVWGMRLRQISAYASPAVVVLALIGAVGWFVGMPALGTLGAEFVPFLPTSIVKLLFIAFALRELDRAPAARARFTVAFAAVAVALMSMMALTIGPDPVGMVLSPLLPPAESESIYSPSGPAVGTATTYLLLSAALALAPLSDSRLVAISRLLAVAVGGVALVAVVGLTFHFVRLNLAIPSVGIALPVALALLITSFSLLLRNPPPRFIQLLEHDSPGAVIFRRLLPVAIAVPLLAGWLQALGQRFGWFGVIEGEGVVAVAMIVACTVLILWTAARLDEMNTDRSIAEIRANTQQQWLEVTLATIEDAVITVNNEMRVGFLNPAAETLLDVKVGDAIGRDLQELVVLVDEATDQPMGSPFARAFSELGQVTISGEPGLRMRDGSVRAVEATATPIRDWKGGINGGVLVLRDARAHRAREHADRQAYAALDRRVGDRTRALERTMSVLRESTTLLRTIAASTPELIVAKSREGRIMMVNPAALQAMGLSRAQVVGHKEESLFGSSEEMRRILENDRRVIETRRPIVVEESRTTRAGTRTFLVTKSPLRDSQGHVFGLVGVSKDITERKRAQRELEQLLVAEHRLRGEAERANRAKDEFLAIVSHELRSPLNALKGWSQVLTASGNPEPATVLRAAEAIKRNIDHQARLIDDLLDTSRIISGKLELNSRRVNLVEIVHAAIDLSWDTAKAKRIELRVDTACPSLMINGDHDRLQQIVINLLANALKFTPEGGWVELRLAQGETSVILSVADSGVGIEAGFLPHVFDRFSQADTSMTRRHQGLGIGLALVRNLVELHGGAVRVESAGPGCGSVFTVELPRPVQDALPGESPEAREGRPPRIALEGVDVLVVDDEADAREVMTLILSQAGAHVRTFSSGTELLAELARPDAVSLPAILLLDIAMPGDSGFSVLQRVRELASLPFIPAVAVTALSRLDRTRFELAGFQECVGKPVEARILIETIAATLDVADLDAQRRQASAA
- a CDS encoding phage holin family protein — its product is MMAAETYETGPADPSLPGLLRRVKSLVKAYVSLVVVDARHAVHQVIAVLCVAIVAAVLVVTAWLAFVVAVAGWLLQDGISWPGVLACAGLLNIVAAALAGTWLWHQLKRNPPLAATLRQVEGEPLRGDRQ
- a CDS encoding BON domain-containing protein yields the protein MMKRHRSQPTRQHDEEVRRGQGGPGMPGPGYGKPPAVYGQGEGSGSRQPQQLQDSQRGFDDGGSAGGYGSVREGSFGGRTSQEYGRSGQDPNLQDWRRGNPGGSLEGGGYGGNRPYHGVSGDADYGPVDPTPGRFQQGGLRGGFGAGDYGSSQGQWIQDQELPYVGSPSCSRTPQYRGMPLWSGAGRGRQGPKGYSRSDERLREVVCERLMQDRSLDVTEVSVNVSDGCVTLEGTVPERYMKHVIEDVADSCWGVKDIENHLRIRAPEPPAGAESFARFEASSNRAAQETGASSGRSVSGQPEPGDSGGRGSSSGESKGQSRE